The following coding sequences lie in one Patescibacteria group bacterium genomic window:
- the cadA gene encoding cadmium-translocating P-type ATPase: MVKLVLKVKGMHCAACSVLIDKLLIKQEGVSNVNTNYGAEKTAIEFDESKITLEQIDAFINKIGYDIVRPDEAASSIEEEEKQDQRIIHRAKKRVIAAAVIASPIIIYYMLIHMFNAPHVHELFAFLGVDDPPFRIDLNYVYWILSTPIQFIIGWPFYRNAYTAMRVGSANMDVLVVLGTSAAYFYSMIGFLWFNIDHPFWESSAALLTFILLGRYIEVLAKGRASAAIKELLKLEAKEAHIERDGKEITVPLDKLVKGDIIIVRPGEKIPVDGIIIEGESHIDEKVVTGESIPVKRTINDEVIGATVNQEGLLKFRATKVGKDTLLYQIIRMVEEAQAKRAPIQNLVDKISEYFVPAVVILSVLVFVAWFFFANLPFRAGLLRMIAVLVISCPCAMGLATPTALVVGIGRAAKYGIILKGGEALEKAYKVTSIIFDKTGTLTIGKPVITDFVMLGSGIEESEALRLAASAERGSEHPLARAVIEKGKKGGELGDPKDFKAVKGMGIHANVDGKTIDIGNMVYMKELGVDIAEHTEAMEKLQNEAKTAVFLLIDKKPIALIAMADTLKPYAKEAIAELKKMNKEIIMITGDNQKTAEAIAKQVGIDRVFAEVLPQDKAAKIKALQAEGKSVAMVGDGINDSPALAQADIGIAIGSGTDVAIETGDVILVKDDLRDVVTAIQLSGKTIRKVRQNLFWAFFYNVAAIPIAGGMHLLITQVSFGVAAEWVVAIQTQFGAIGQIFFSISQATLRPEIAGFAMALSSISVVLNSLILKRYVPPIEKMLAKRAKKEKAAATA, from the coding sequence ATGGTAAAGCTCGTACTCAAAGTTAAAGGAATGCACTGTGCGGCGTGTTCTGTTCTCATTGATAAGCTACTTATAAAGCAGGAAGGGGTTTCTAACGTCAATACAAATTACGGTGCGGAGAAAACCGCCATAGAATTTGACGAATCAAAAATTACTCTTGAACAAATTGACGCATTTATAAATAAAATCGGTTACGATATTGTGCGACCGGACGAAGCTGCGTCAAGTATAGAAGAAGAGGAAAAACAGGACCAACGAATAATCCACCGAGCAAAAAAGCGCGTCATAGCTGCGGCTGTTATCGCTTCACCAATCATTATCTACTACATGCTCATCCACATGTTTAATGCTCCACATGTGCATGAACTGTTTGCTTTTTTGGGAGTGGACGATCCGCCTTTTAGGATAGATCTCAACTACGTTTACTGGATTCTCTCAACTCCAATTCAATTTATCATTGGCTGGCCGTTTTATCGTAACGCCTACACCGCAATGCGTGTCGGGTCCGCAAATATGGATGTACTGGTAGTTTTGGGTACATCGGCTGCGTATTTCTACAGCATGATAGGGTTTCTCTGGTTTAATATTGACCACCCATTCTGGGAGAGCTCAGCAGCCCTTCTTACGTTTATTCTCTTGGGTCGTTACATTGAGGTACTTGCAAAAGGTCGAGCGTCAGCAGCGATTAAGGAACTTTTGAAATTAGAGGCAAAAGAGGCCCATATAGAACGTGACGGCAAAGAAATAACAGTACCTTTAGATAAGTTGGTGAAGGGAGACATCATCATTGTACGCCCCGGTGAGAAAATTCCGGTTGACGGTATTATTATTGAAGGAGAATCGCACATTGATGAAAAAGTGGTTACCGGTGAATCAATTCCGGTAAAGCGGACTATAAACGATGAAGTTATCGGTGCTACTGTAAACCAGGAAGGATTACTGAAATTTAGAGCAACAAAGGTTGGCAAAGACACACTTCTGTACCAAATAATTCGGATGGTTGAAGAAGCACAGGCAAAGCGTGCGCCAATACAAAATTTAGTTGATAAAATTAGTGAGTACTTTGTGCCTGCGGTTGTCATACTTTCTGTACTCGTGTTTGTGGCGTGGTTCTTTTTTGCAAACTTGCCGTTTAGAGCGGGACTTCTGCGTATGATTGCGGTGTTGGTAATATCGTGTCCGTGCGCTATGGGACTTGCAACACCAACCGCGCTTGTGGTTGGTATTGGGCGCGCTGCCAAATATGGCATTATCCTGAAGGGTGGTGAGGCGCTTGAAAAGGCGTACAAAGTAACTTCAATAATCTTTGATAAAACAGGAACGCTGACTATTGGTAAACCGGTCATCACTGATTTTGTTATGCTCGGCAGTGGTATTGAGGAGAGTGAAGCACTACGTCTTGCCGCATCAGCAGAGCGAGGTTCAGAACACCCACTGGCGAGGGCAGTAATTGAGAAAGGAAAGAAAGGTGGAGAACTCGGAGACCCGAAAGATTTCAAAGCAGTAAAAGGAATGGGTATACACGCGAATGTGGATGGAAAGACAATTGATATTGGCAATATGGTTTATATGAAAGAACTTGGTGTCGATATTGCAGAGCATACTGAAGCGATGGAGAAACTTCAAAATGAGGCAAAAACGGCAGTCTTTTTGCTCATAGACAAGAAACCTATAGCTCTAATTGCAATGGCAGATACCTTAAAGCCGTACGCAAAAGAGGCAATTGCAGAGCTTAAGAAAATGAACAAAGAAATTATCATGATTACTGGAGATAATCAAAAGACAGCAGAAGCAATTGCAAAGCAGGTGGGTATTGATCGGGTGTTTGCAGAGGTTTTGCCACAAGATAAGGCCGCTAAAATCAAAGCACTACAGGCTGAGGGCAAGAGCGTGGCGATGGTTGGGGATGGCATCAATGATTCTCCAGCGCTCGCGCAAGCCGATATTGGGATTGCTATTGGTTCTGGAACCGATGTTGCGATAGAAACAGGCGACGTCATCTTAGTGAAAGATGATCTTCGGGATGTAGTTACTGCTATTCAACTTTCTGGAAAGACTATTAGAAAAGTGCGGCAAAATCTCTTTTGGGCGTTCTTCTACAATGTAGCTGCTATTCCAATTGCAGGCGGTATGCACCTGCTTATCACTCAGGTTTCA